The segment GGTTGCGCGACCTGGTGGAAAGGGCCAATGCGCGAGTTGGGCTCCGGCTCCATTACAGCTCGCGCAAGGCGGCGCCGGCATCCGACGCTACGCCTTTCTACTGGCGAAGGGTCGCGGCGCTCAACTTTACCACCGGGTTGCATTCGGATTATCATCAGCCCAGTGACGACGTGGAAAAGCTGGTGCTTCCTCACTTGGTGGATGTGGCGCGCTTGGTGTTCGGCGTAGCATGGCTGCTGGCCAATGAGGACTTGCCGCACCAAGTCGCCCAGGATCCTCACGCATCTTTGCCTCGTGGCTCCGCTGTTCGGCAGAGCCAACGGCAATGAAGGGCAGACTCCATGGGCGAGGTTGAATGCGTCATGGCCAGCCCTGCGAGGTTTGTGCTCCCGACTGGCTATGTACCGCGCCTGGGGCTGCGCGAGACAGAACATGCCATCAAGTTCATCAAGGACCGCTTTGAGGCAGCCCTGGCGCGAGAACTTAACCTGACGCGTGTCACCGCGCCGCTCTTTGTGCTCGCCAATAGCGGCGTGAACGACACTTTGACCGGGAGGGAAGCGCCGATTTCGTTCCATGTAGCTGACCTGGACGCCGAGGCAGAGGTCGTCCAGTCGCTGGCCAAATGGAAGCGGTTGGCCCTGGCCGACTATGGCTTTCGGCCCGGGGAGGGGCTGTACACCGACATGAACGCCATCAGGCCTTGTGAGACGCTGGACAATCTCCACTCGCTCTATGTGGACCAGTGGGATTGGGAGCTGACCATGACGGCTGAGGAGCGTCGGCCAGCGTTCCTGAAGCGCATTGTCCGCAAGATCTACAAGGTCATCCGTGGCATGGAGAGGGCGGTGTGTGCTCGGTTTCCCCAGGTTGGCCCGCCGTTTTTGCCGGCGCGCATTGCGTTTGTCTCCGCCGAAGAGCTCGCGCAGCGGTATCCCGGGCTTTCGCCCCGGGAGCGCG is part of the Calditrichota bacterium genome and harbors:
- a CDS encoding aspartate--ammonia ligase, which codes for MASPARFVLPTGYVPRLGLRETEHAIKFIKDRFEAALARELNLTRVTAPLFVLANSGVNDTLTGREAPISFHVADLDAEAEVVQSLAKWKRLALADYGFRPGEGLYTDMNAIRPCETLDNLHSLYVDQWDWELTMTAEERRPAFLKRIVRKIYKVIRGMERAVCARFPQVGPPFLPARIAFVSAEELAQRYPGLSPREREDAICQEHGAVFIMGIGAPLNDGQPHDLRAPDYDDWTTTMDGQTGLNGDILVWYPVLGCAMELSSMGIRVDQEALRRQLAACGELQREGLYYHQRLLRGELPLSIGGGIGQSRLCMLYLRKAHIGEVQAAIWPEEVRKRCREHGIPLL